A section of the Humulus lupulus chromosome 2, drHumLupu1.1, whole genome shotgun sequence genome encodes:
- the LOC133819263 gene encoding dual specificity protein phosphatase 1-like gives MDSLDESFEKLLAIRRVMGMKRYLQRDKVPSEIEECLFLGSLEAARNKEELKELKITHILTVAHCLVPIYPDEFVYKVINVADKEDTDIKQFFDECFNFIDEAKRSGGRVLVHCVVGKSRSATIVVAYLMRQHGMTLSEALKLVRSQRPIAAPNRGFMSQLQEFEKSPIAQENENKILKCMESTQ, from the exons ATGGACTCATTAGATGAATCCTTCGAAAAATTATTAGCTATACGGCGAGTTATGGGTATGAAAAGATATCTACAAAGGGATAAAGTTCCTTCCGAAATTGAGGAG TGTCTCTTTTTGGGTTCTCTTGAAGCTGCAAGAAACAAGGAGGAGCTGAAAGAGTTAAAAATTACTCATATTTTAACTGTGGCTCATTGTTTGGTGCCAATATATCCGGATGAGTTTGTTTACAAGGTCATAAATG TTGCGGATAAAGAAGATACGGACATTAAGCAGTTCTTTGATGAATGTTTCAATTTTATTGACGAAGCAAAAAGATCGGGTGGTCGTGTGTTGGTTCATTGTGTGGTAGGAAAATCCAGAAG CGCAACTATTGTCGTTGCATATCTAATGAGACAACATGGAATGACCCTATCTGAAGCCCTGAAGCTCGTGAGGAGTCAAAGGCCAATAGCTGCTCCGAATCGTGGTTTTATGTCACAACTTCAGGAGTTCGAAAAATCTCCTATTG CTCAAGAAAATGAGAACAAAATTTTGAAGTGCATGGAGTCAACTCAGTAA